The following proteins come from a genomic window of Edaphobacter sp. 4G125:
- a CDS encoding sensor histidine kinase yields the protein MDDNKRKGLSVALGTCLLVLLASLAALNAFNKRFLDPETTGQIFIYTGLTIVAFLLFVVVLVMLVRNVLKLYADQRSRVMGTRLRTRMLWGAVLVSLLPISFMFSFSYLLLNRAVERWFSQPVTEMRNASNNMAFELARYTTANARAEAESIATSLPDLPEKTTGAAYGRNVLAILRQHEITLQSGFVVVYHDQQTISSFQIPKGDGAPVRVKPWLPEGKEAKTGADIATDRMASKEEAILTVARRSDTPIFSIEDTDYALGAATAKKGIVVVVGLPMPQGMAETMGSLRSAADTYWTLFRSRRQLRNLYMLLLLMMTSLALFSSSWLALHLSKQVTKPVEALADAMDAIAAGDYGHRVKESATEELGELVRSFNHMAADLEGSRRAVEESTIQLSAANSALEARRSELETMLETIPNGVATLDANRKVILTNRALSEMMDPGGQRPFLGLAMEEVFPVDVAEILDRLINRSHRMGSASSEIEMTAPGKEGFGGTLNLLATVALLESSVGSDRMRREHRGYVIVLEDATELLRAQKQSAWKEVARRVAHEIKNPLTPIGLSAEQIRRHIDRLAETLRFHQIDSPSPSVIRRCSEVISSSVESMRSLVDQFSALAEFPTAQPRPADLNTIVENALAMFAGRMQNITIVRRMGKGLPLVMADPDALKRAFGNLIDNAAEAMQSSLLRELRIATSLLENGMVELTVADTGSGLTDEMRDRLFLPYFSTKQRGTGLGLAIAAKIVQEHQGTIRAEKNVPAGAKFIIELRAAASSEGELEGQASAAHRNGGVTA from the coding sequence ATGGACGACAACAAGCGGAAGGGACTAAGTGTTGCTCTGGGTACCTGCCTCCTTGTGCTTCTAGCATCTCTGGCGGCTTTGAATGCCTTCAATAAGCGTTTTCTAGATCCAGAGACTACCGGGCAGATCTTTATCTATACCGGCCTGACGATCGTAGCCTTTCTTCTGTTTGTCGTCGTTCTGGTGATGCTGGTCCGCAACGTATTGAAGCTGTATGCGGATCAACGTAGCCGAGTGATGGGCACGCGTCTTCGAACACGAATGCTGTGGGGGGCGGTGCTGGTTAGCCTGCTTCCGATCTCGTTCATGTTTTCGTTCAGCTATCTCTTGCTGAACCGTGCCGTAGAGCGCTGGTTTTCGCAGCCGGTAACGGAGATGCGCAACGCCAGCAATAATATGGCATTCGAACTAGCGCGATATACAACGGCGAACGCCAGGGCCGAGGCCGAATCGATCGCCACTTCTCTGCCCGATCTCCCCGAAAAGACGACGGGCGCAGCGTATGGCCGAAATGTCCTGGCGATCCTGCGCCAGCACGAGATTACATTGCAGAGTGGATTTGTGGTGGTCTACCACGACCAGCAGACCATCTCTTCCTTTCAGATTCCGAAGGGAGATGGCGCACCGGTTCGTGTTAAGCCCTGGCTCCCTGAGGGCAAAGAAGCAAAGACAGGAGCAGATATTGCTACGGATCGGATGGCCTCGAAAGAGGAAGCGATCCTTACCGTGGCACGACGCAGTGATACGCCAATCTTCAGTATTGAAGATACGGACTATGCTTTGGGCGCGGCGACGGCCAAGAAAGGCATCGTTGTCGTAGTGGGATTGCCGATGCCGCAGGGCATGGCGGAGACGATGGGGAGTCTCCGTTCGGCGGCCGATACCTACTGGACGCTGTTTCGCAGCCGACGGCAGCTGCGAAATCTATACATGCTTCTACTGCTGATGATGACCAGCCTGGCCCTGTTTTCTTCGAGCTGGTTGGCGCTGCATCTCTCCAAACAGGTGACGAAACCGGTCGAGGCTCTGGCAGACGCTATGGATGCGATTGCAGCCGGAGACTACGGCCATCGCGTGAAGGAGAGTGCAACCGAGGAACTTGGAGAGCTGGTGCGGAGCTTCAATCATATGGCTGCCGATCTTGAGGGCAGCCGCCGGGCGGTGGAGGAATCGACCATTCAGCTGAGTGCGGCCAACTCCGCGCTCGAAGCCCGCCGTAGCGAGCTCGAGACGATGCTGGAGACAATTCCCAATGGCGTGGCAACCCTCGATGCAAATCGTAAGGTTATCCTCACCAATCGCGCACTGAGCGAGATGATGGATCCTGGGGGGCAGCGGCCGTTTCTCGGGCTGGCGATGGAAGAGGTCTTTCCCGTCGATGTCGCGGAGATTCTCGATCGCCTGATCAATCGCAGCCACCGCATGGGTTCTGCTTCAAGTGAGATTGAGATGACGGCCCCCGGAAAGGAAGGATTCGGAGGCACGTTGAATCTGTTGGCAACCGTGGCCTTGCTGGAGAGTTCAGTGGGTAGTGATCGTATGCGGCGTGAGCATCGCGGTTATGTCATTGTGTTGGAAGATGCGACGGAGCTGCTGCGAGCTCAAAAGCAATCGGCATGGAAAGAAGTGGCGCGTCGGGTAGCGCATGAGATTAAAAATCCTCTGACGCCCATTGGCCTAAGCGCCGAGCAGATTCGCCGGCACATCGACCGGCTTGCCGAGACGCTGCGATTTCATCAGATCGATTCACCTTCTCCGAGTGTGATCCGGCGTTGCAGTGAGGTCATCTCCAGTTCAGTGGAGAGCATGCGCTCACTGGTCGATCAGTTCTCTGCGCTGGCAGAGTTTCCCACGGCTCAGCCGCGCCCTGCGGATCTAAACACGATTGTGGAGAATGCCCTGGCGATGTTTGCCGGACGGATGCAGAACATCACCATTGTTCGGCGGATGGGCAAGGGGCTGCCACTGGTGATGGCCGATCCGGATGCGCTGAAGCGCGCGTTCGGCAACCTGATCGATAACGCCGCCGAGGCGATGCAATCGAGCCTGCTCCGAGAGCTGCGTATCGCTACCAGCCTGCTGGAGAATGGCATGGTGGAGCTTACCGTCGCCGATACGGGGTCGGGTTTGACGGATGAGATGCGCGACCGGCTCTTCCTGCCCTACTTTTCGACCAAGCAGCGTGGCACCGGCTTGGGGCTCGCCATTGCAGCCAAGATCGTTCAGGAGCATCAGGGCACGATTCGCGCGGAGAAGAATGTTCCCGCAGGGGCGAAATTCATTATCGAATTGCGCGCTGCTGCGAGTTCGGAAGGAGAACTGGAGGGACAGGCAAGCGCGGCACATAGGAATGGAGGCGTAACGGCTTGA